The stretch of DNA GCCCGTAAGGAGGGCCTCGGTGGCGAGGTTGTCTGCTACGTCTGGTAGCACAGGGGCATAGGAGGTGTAAGGCATGAGCAGAATCGGCAAAAAACCGGTACCGCTTCCTGATAAGGTTACCGCTACGCTGGACGGAAACACCGTGCGGGTCGAGGGTCCCAAAGGGAAGCTGGAAAAAGAGTTTCACCAGGACATGCAAATTAAGTTTATAGATGACCGTACTATGGTGGTGGAGAGACCATCCGACAATAAGTTGCACAGGTCTTTACACGGTCTCACACGTACCCTGTTGAATAATATGGTGCAGGGCGTGGCAGGCGGATTTCAGAAGAACCTGGAATTGGTGGGTGTGGGTTACCGGGCTGCCATGCAGGGTAATAAACTGGTATTGACAGTGGGTTACTCGCATCCGGTGGAGATTACCCCTCCGCCGGGAATAGAAATAGAAGTGCCCGCCCCTACTAAAATATCGGTTAAAGGGATCGATAAGGAAATGGTGGGCGCTATAGCGGCCAATATTCGGTCGGTAAGGGAACCCGAACCCTACAAGGGTAAAGGTATTAAGTACGAGGGTGAACATATCCGCCGTAAAGTAGGTAAGGCCGGGGCTAAACGTTAACGGGGGAAGGAGTGAAGTGGCATGATTAATAAACCCGACCGTAATGCACTGCGCAAGAAACGTCAGCTGCGCGTGCGCAATAGGGTCAATGGTACCGAGCAGCGTCCCAGGCTGAATGTGTACCGCAGCCTTAATAACATATACGCCCAAATTATCAATGATGATCGTGGTGAAACTTTAGTGACCGCATCATCCCTTTCGCCCGAAATAAAAGGTGCTATGTCCGGAGGTAACCGGGAGGCGGCTGCGGCAGTGGGCAAGCTGATTGCTGCCAGGGCTCTGGAAAAGGGTATCAAACAAGTGGTGTTTGACCGTGCCGGTTATGTTTATCACGGGCGGGTCAAGGCTCTGGCCGATGGAGCCAGAGAGGGCGGCCTTGAATTTTAAGATGTATCGGTCAAAAAGGAGGGGAAACGGTGTCAAGATTTGAACCACCCAAGTCCGAGTTTTCCGAAAAAGTAGTATTTATTAATCGCGTGGCTAAAGTGGTTAAGGGTGGCAGGCGG from Desulfoscipio gibsoniae DSM 7213 encodes:
- the rplF gene encoding 50S ribosomal protein L6 — encoded protein: MSRIGKKPVPLPDKVTATLDGNTVRVEGPKGKLEKEFHQDMQIKFIDDRTMVVERPSDNKLHRSLHGLTRTLLNNMVQGVAGGFQKNLELVGVGYRAAMQGNKLVLTVGYSHPVEITPPPGIEIEVPAPTKISVKGIDKEMVGAIAANIRSVREPEPYKGKGIKYEGEHIRRKVGKAGAKR
- the rplR gene encoding 50S ribosomal protein L18, with protein sequence MINKPDRNALRKKRQLRVRNRVNGTEQRPRLNVYRSLNNIYAQIINDDRGETLVTASSLSPEIKGAMSGGNREAAAAVGKLIAARALEKGIKQVVFDRAGYVYHGRVKALADGAREGGLEF